One Cydia amplana chromosome 18, ilCydAmpl1.1, whole genome shotgun sequence DNA segment encodes these proteins:
- the LOC134656234 gene encoding uncharacterized protein LOC134656234, translated as MNIPESTGESSCKRQENGDASAGSDRPLKKARFAWQVKGKYHLKNGTSDPGKASNATSNELDRASSSSDNENECIDAVGNTEQNLERLGDYLLKQDFNTLDSVITDSESSLLKPSTSLSSGKLPYPRYVSSFDNSSSNNSMSSSANSQENRSIPMSMVVSASYSEDQCIARWQARQMAKGFVDNTINRVLDSWMVAPLPTDMDNNRFLALDVAEFINNLPGDNSIENEGILMAISAHGLQNTSSSSSNEDSQNEEHACSYMSVKDDAFPSPPSSPIRSDDGIRTEPVKLKQSDDGASNELDLSWYSDDKRNINSETQFSFFPESSTSSYQYFTESEPLQPSSIDYDASENMNSSGADIMTSHYDFLDAAVTFAIQNKGLTSFGSDYG; from the exons ATGAATATTCCGGAATCGACTGGAGAGTCATCGTGTAAACGACAAGAAAATGGCGACGCATCAGCAGGTTCTGATCGCCCACTTAAAAAGGCTCGTTTCGCGTGGCAAGTTAAGGGGAAATATCACTTGAAAAATGGTACTTCTGACCCTGGAAAAGCCTCAAATGCTACTTCGAACGAGTTAGACAGGGCTAGCTCGTCTTCGGATAACGAAAACGAATGTATTGACGCCGTGGGTAACACGGAACAAAATTTGGAAAGATTAGGCGACTACTTATTGAAACAGGATTTCAATACGCTAGACTCGGTTATCACCGATTCTGAGAGTTCGTTGTTGAAGCCAAGCACAAGTTTATCATCCGGCAAACTGCCTTATCCTAGATATGTGAGCTCATTTGACAACAGCAGCTCTAACAATAGCATGTCCTCCAGTGCAAACAGTCAGGAGAACAGATCTATCCCCATGTCCATGGTCGTGTCGGCGTCCTACAGTGAGGATCAGTGTATAGCGCGGTGGCAGGCCAGACAG ATGGCCAAAGGATTTGTGGACAATACAATAAACCGTGTATTGGATTCATGGATGGTAGCCCCCCTGCCCACTGACATGGACAACAACCGGTTCCTGGCCCTGGATGTCGCAGAGTTCATCAACAACCTGCCCGGTGACAACAGCATTGAAAACGAAGGTATCCTCATGGCCATATCTGCACACGGCTTACAAAACACTTCAAGCTCAAGTAGCAACGAGGACAGTCAGAACGAAGAGCATGCCTGCAGTTACATGAGCGTCAAAGATGACGCCTTCCCTTCACCGCCAAGCAGCCCCATACGATCAGATGATGGTATAAGAACTGAACCTGTAAAACTAAAACAGAGTGATGATGGTGCCTCAAATGAACTAGACCTGTCTTGGTACAGTGATGACAAAAGAAATATAAATAGTGAAACACAATTTTCTTTCTTCCCCGAGTCTTCCACTTCGTCATATCAATACTTCACTGAGTCGGAGCCGCTTCAGCCGTCCAGTATTGACTATGATGCAAGTGAGAACATGAACTCTAGTGGTGCTGATATCATGACAAGTCACTATGACTTCCTAGATGCTGCTGTTACTTTCGCAATACAAAACAAAGGACTGACTTCTTTTGGATCTGATTATGGTTAA
- the LOC134656536 gene encoding ejaculatory bulb-specific protein 3-like, with product MQVAPVLVIMCAYALVATGLVPAPELTDAQLEQILYNPTTIKMYIKCATSEGPCDAELVTGPVPAPELTDAQLEQILYNPTTIKMYIKCATSEGPCDAVGKRMRTLAPLVLRGACPQCSAKETRQIRRTLAFIQRNYPWEWAKIVRRFG from the exons ATGCAG GTCGCACCTGTCCTCGTCATCATGTGCGCGTACGCGTTGGTGGCCACGGGCCTTGTGCCGGCGCCTGAGCTGACGGACGCGCAACTTGAACAGATTCTGTACAACCCGACCACCATCAAGATGTACATCAAGTGCGCCACGAGCGAGGGCCCGTGTGATGCT GAGTTGGTGACGGGCCCTGTGCCGGCGCCTGAGCTGACGGACGCGCAACTTGAGCAGATCCTGTACAACCCGACCACCATCAAGATGTACATCAAGTGCGCCACGAGCGAGGGCCCGTGTGATGCTGTTGGGAAGAGGATGAGAA CGCTCGCCCCGTTGGTGCTCCGCGGCGCATGCCCGCAGTGTTCAGCCAAGGAGACGCGCCAAATCCGACGCACGCTCGCCTTTATCCAACGAAACTACCCCTGGGAGTGGGCTAAGATTGTCCGCCGGTTCGGCTGA